Proteins from a single region of Chanodichthys erythropterus isolate Z2021 chromosome 13, ASM2448905v1, whole genome shotgun sequence:
- the golga2 gene encoding golgin subfamily A member 2 isoform X9, protein MADQNRQIKLAAAKKKLKEFQQKTIPSTGSAGPKKKRKVKGGDQTDAPADRRSPDNVSQQNYTADANGDEHPLEDKRPLSSTESLRQLSQQLNGLLSDSSTYINGDSDPPTVNEKELETRNQELAAALDSSALTNTQLASKLETLTKQSQELSDQLQKERKEFEQKFSKEQGAMREQLQVHIQTIGILVSEKSELQTALSYTQQAARQKTAEAEDLSSRLQASKHRVSELERTLSTVSTQQKQFEKHNKELEKERDSLRLEVLRFNNLSEESRQQSSELSEQLKLRVNENNALKQEVDDLRKRLEMADDMLQQFSSQSGPPSEHQQVQHLLEEKHQLEAHTAQLMESVAQLQVERDQYAAQIQEEGRVWKDKTEQLLSQVRLMSEERDSTAAQIHELQEKITELENAAALMSKEQELQAVSQVSGPSESELALQETVSSLQQERDALSLQYQAQVRDNEQLSRLVQEQEARLEELERQAERAAEEAQDRLRILEDVQSDKATISRALAQNRDLKDQLAEFQNGFVKLTNENMELTSALQSEQHIKKEIARKIGQLQEDLHNAKEQLLEKSNELASVAEQRDQYLNHLQQYTAGYQQLVAEREHLHKQFLQQAQLMDRLQHDEVQGKVQLEQSHMQLQEAQEKLNQLARDNEELKTEVQELLNSSVLNTSHRDEGDGLESHSLPESFQKSQIVIPQDFESKEEMEEFIHSALSRLEDERDEMSRRFEEERRLHHAARQQMAAMSHEHNLHHHHHHHSSETGGSDGVPVEVHEALRVAMDKLQERFTRLMQEKVDLKERLEELEHRCIQLSGETDTIGEYIALYQNQRAIMKQRHFEKEQYINMLAKDKEEMKVKLAELQDLVMRLVGERNEWYSRYMSAVSNPELLPSGGDQPQPADGHVDINSEDSPAVLDMSTAMDVSSSVQSSTDPEIHSQSSERPGSAAELTAGPSLRPREDGTARQIMQLLQEIQNPQARPAPFLGENPCIPFFYRPDEHDEVKILVV, encoded by the exons CAGAATTACACTGCAGATGCAAATGGCGACGAACATCCTCTGGAAGATAAAAG GCCGCTGTCGTCCACAGAGAGCCTGAGACAACTTTCCCAGCAGCTCAATGGACTTCTGTCTGAC TCATCAACATACATTAATGGAGACAGTGATCCACCGACGGTCAACGAGAAGGAACTGGAG ACTCGCAACCAAGAGCTGGCAGCTGCTCTGGACTCCAGCGCGCTAACAAACACCCAGCTCGCGTCCAAACTCGAGACACTG ACAAAGCAGTCTCAGGAGCTTTCTGATCAACTACAGAAG GAGAGGAAAGAGTTTGAGCAGAAGTTCAGTAAGGAGCAGGGAGCGATGCGTGAACAACTACAG GTTCACATTCAGACCATCGGCATCCTGGTGTCTGAGAAATCAGAGCTACAGACGGCCCTGTCTTACACACAGCAGGCGGCACGGCAGAAGACag cCGAGGCAGAAGATCTGAGCTCGCGGCTGCAGGCCAGTAAACACAGAGTGTCTGAGTTAGAGAGAACGTTATCTACAGTCTCGACACAACAGAAGCAGTTCGAGAAG CATAATAAAGAGCTTGAAAAGGAGAGAGACAGTCTACGATTGGAGGTTCTCAGGTTTAA TAATTTGAGCGAGGAGTCCAGGCAGCAGAGCTCAGAACTTTCTGAGCAGCTCAAGCTGAGAGTAAATGAGAATAATGccttgaaacaggaagttgatgATCTTCGTAAGCGGCTGGAGATGGCCGACGACATGCTGCAGCAG TTCTCCAGTCAGTCGGGTCCTCCATCAGAACACCAGCAGGTTCAGCACCTCCTGGAGGAAAAGCACCAGTTAGAGGCTCACACGGCTCAG CTGATGGAGTCCGTCGCTCAGCTGCAGGTGGAGAGAGATCAGTACGCTGCACAGATTCAGGAGGAGGGACGCGTGTGGAAAGACAAAACTGAACAGCTCCTGTCTCAG GTTCGTCTGATGTCAGAAGAGAGGGACAGCACAGCTGCTCAGATCCACGAGCTGCAGGAGAAGATCACAGAACTGGAGAACGCTGCAG CTCTGATGAGTAAAGAGCAGGAGCTGCAGGCCGTGTCACAGGTCTCAGGCCCTTCAGAAAGTGAACTGGCCCTTCAGGAAACCGTCAGTAGCCTTCAGCAGGAGAGAGACGCTCTCAGTCTACAGTACCAAGCACAG GTGCGGGACAACGAGCAGCTGAGCCGACTGGTGCAGGAACAGGAAGCAAGGCTGGAAGAACTGGAGAGACAGGCCGAACGGGCTGCTGAAGAAGCTCAGGATCGACTCCGTATTCTGGAGGACGTCCAGAGCGATAAGGCCACCATCAGCAGAGCTCTGGCTCAGAACCGAGACCTCAAAGACCAGCTGGCCGAGTTTCAGAACGGCTTTGTCAAGCTG ACCAATGAGAACATGGAGCTGACGAGCGCTCTGCAGTCCGAGCAGCACATCAAGAAGGAGATCGCTCGTAAGATTGGTCAGCTACAGGAAGATCTGCACAATGCCAAAGAACAG CTGCTGGAGAAGTCGAACGAGTTGGCGTCCGTGGCGGAACAGAGGGATCAGTATCTGAACCACCTGCAGCAGTACACGGCCGGATACCAGCAGCTGGTGGCCGAGCGAGAACATCTGCACAAGCAGTTCCTGCAGCAGGCGCAGCTGATGGACCGACTGCAGCACGACGAGGTGCAGGGCAAAGTGCAGCTGGAGCAGAGTCACATGCAGCTGCAGGAGGCGCAG GAGAAACTAAACCAGCTGGCCAGAGACAATGAGGAGCTGAAGACGGAGGTGCAGGAGCTCCTGAACAGCTCCGTCCTGAACACGTCTCACAGAGACGAAG GTGATGGGCTGGAAAGTCACTCACTCCCAGAGAGCTTCCAGAAATCACAGATTGTCATTCCACAAGACTTCGAGAGCAAAGAAGAAATG GAGGAGTTTATTCATTCGGCTCTGTCACGACTGGAGGATGAGCGAGATGAGATGAGCCGCCGGTTCGAGGAGGAGAGGAGGCTTCATCATGCTGCCCGGCAACAGATGGCGGCCATGAGCCACGAGCataatcttcatcatcatcatcatcatcacagctCAGAGACAG gagGCTCTGACGGGGTTCCGGTGGAGGTGCACGAGGCTCTGCGGGTTGCCATGGACAAACTCCAGGAGCGTTTCACCAGGCTCATGCAGGAGAAGGTGGATCTGAAGGAGCGATTGGAGGAGCTGGAGCACCGCTGCATTCAGCTGTCAGGAGAAACGGACACCATCG GTGAATACATCGCGCTGTATCAGAACCAGAGAGCCATCATGAAACAAAGACACTTCGAGAAGGAGCAATACATCAACATGCTGGCCAAAGACAAGGAGGAGATGAAG GTGAAGCTAGCCGAGCTGCAGGACCTGGTGATGCGATTGGTGGGGGAGCGTAACGAGTGGTATAGCAGATACATGAGCGCCGTCAGTAACCCCGAACTCCTGCCGTCCGGAGGAGACCAACCTCAGCCTGCTGACGGACACGTGGACATCAACAGTGAGGACAGTCCAG CTGTTCTGGACATGAGCACAGCGATGGACGTGTCTTCATCGGTCCAGTCCAGCACAGACCCTGAGATCCACTCCCAGAGTTCAGAGAGGCCCGGATCCGCGGCAGAGCTCACGGCCGGCCCGTCCCTGAGACCCAGAGAAGATGGCACGGCCCGTCAGATCATGCAGCTCCTGCAGGAGATCCAGAATCCTCAGGCCAGACCTGCTCCCTTCCTGGGAGAAAACCCATGCATCCCGTTCTTCTACCGGCCAGACGAACACGACGAGGTCAAGATTCTGGTGGTCTGA
- the golga2 gene encoding golgin subfamily A member 2 isoform X11 gives MADQNRQIKLAAAKKKLKEFQQKTIPSTGSAGPKKKRKVKGGDQTDAPADRRSPDNQNYTADANGDEHPLEDKRPLSSTESLRQLSQQLNGLLSDSSTYINGDSDPPTVNEKELETRNQELAAALDSSALTNTQLASKLETLTKQSQELSDQLQKERKEFEQKFSKEQGAMREQLQVHIQTIGILVSEKSELQTALSYTQQAARQKTAEAEDLSSRLQASKHRVSELERTLSTVSTQQKQFEKHNKELEKERDSLRLEVLRFNNLSEESRQQSSELSEQLKLRVNENNALKQEVDDLRKRLEMADDMLQQFSSQSGPPSEHQQVQHLLEEKHQLEAHTAQLMESVAQLQVERDQYAAQIQEEGRVWKDKTEQLLSQVRLMSEERDSTAAQIHELQEKITELENAAALMSKEQELQAVSQVSGPSESELALQETVSSLQQERDALSLQYQAQVRDNEQLSRLVQEQEARLEELERQAERAAEEAQDRLRILEDVQSDKATISRALAQNRDLKDQLAEFQNGFVKLTNENMELTSALQSEQHIKKEIARKIGQLQEDLHNAKEQLLEKSNELASVAEQRDQYLNHLQQYTAGYQQLVAEREHLHKQFLQQAQLMDRLQHDEVQGKVQLEQSHMQLQEAQEKLNQLARDNEELKTEVQELLNSSVLNTSHRDEGDGLESHSLPESFQKSQIVIPQDFESKEEMEEFIHSALSRLEDERDEMSRRFEEERRLHHAARQQMAAMSHEHNLHHHHHHHSSETGGSDGVPVEVHEALRVAMDKLQERFTRLMQEKVDLKERLEELEHRCIQLSGETDTIGEYIALYQNQRAIMKQRHFEKEQYINMLAKDKEEMKVKLAELQDLVMRLVGERNEWYSRYMSAVSNPELLPSGGDQPQPADGHVDINSEDSPAVLDMSTAMDVSSSVQSSTDPEIHSQSSERPGSAAELTAGPSLRPREDGTARQIMQLLQEIQNPQARPAPFLGENPCIPFFYRPDEHDEVKILVV, from the exons CAGAATTACACTGCAGATGCAAATGGCGACGAACATCCTCTGGAAGATAAAAG GCCGCTGTCGTCCACAGAGAGCCTGAGACAACTTTCCCAGCAGCTCAATGGACTTCTGTCTGAC TCATCAACATACATTAATGGAGACAGTGATCCACCGACGGTCAACGAGAAGGAACTGGAG ACTCGCAACCAAGAGCTGGCAGCTGCTCTGGACTCCAGCGCGCTAACAAACACCCAGCTCGCGTCCAAACTCGAGACACTG ACAAAGCAGTCTCAGGAGCTTTCTGATCAACTACAGAAG GAGAGGAAAGAGTTTGAGCAGAAGTTCAGTAAGGAGCAGGGAGCGATGCGTGAACAACTACAG GTTCACATTCAGACCATCGGCATCCTGGTGTCTGAGAAATCAGAGCTACAGACGGCCCTGTCTTACACACAGCAGGCGGCACGGCAGAAGACag cCGAGGCAGAAGATCTGAGCTCGCGGCTGCAGGCCAGTAAACACAGAGTGTCTGAGTTAGAGAGAACGTTATCTACAGTCTCGACACAACAGAAGCAGTTCGAGAAG CATAATAAAGAGCTTGAAAAGGAGAGAGACAGTCTACGATTGGAGGTTCTCAGGTTTAA TAATTTGAGCGAGGAGTCCAGGCAGCAGAGCTCAGAACTTTCTGAGCAGCTCAAGCTGAGAGTAAATGAGAATAATGccttgaaacaggaagttgatgATCTTCGTAAGCGGCTGGAGATGGCCGACGACATGCTGCAGCAG TTCTCCAGTCAGTCGGGTCCTCCATCAGAACACCAGCAGGTTCAGCACCTCCTGGAGGAAAAGCACCAGTTAGAGGCTCACACGGCTCAG CTGATGGAGTCCGTCGCTCAGCTGCAGGTGGAGAGAGATCAGTACGCTGCACAGATTCAGGAGGAGGGACGCGTGTGGAAAGACAAAACTGAACAGCTCCTGTCTCAG GTTCGTCTGATGTCAGAAGAGAGGGACAGCACAGCTGCTCAGATCCACGAGCTGCAGGAGAAGATCACAGAACTGGAGAACGCTGCAG CTCTGATGAGTAAAGAGCAGGAGCTGCAGGCCGTGTCACAGGTCTCAGGCCCTTCAGAAAGTGAACTGGCCCTTCAGGAAACCGTCAGTAGCCTTCAGCAGGAGAGAGACGCTCTCAGTCTACAGTACCAAGCACAG GTGCGGGACAACGAGCAGCTGAGCCGACTGGTGCAGGAACAGGAAGCAAGGCTGGAAGAACTGGAGAGACAGGCCGAACGGGCTGCTGAAGAAGCTCAGGATCGACTCCGTATTCTGGAGGACGTCCAGAGCGATAAGGCCACCATCAGCAGAGCTCTGGCTCAGAACCGAGACCTCAAAGACCAGCTGGCCGAGTTTCAGAACGGCTTTGTCAAGCTG ACCAATGAGAACATGGAGCTGACGAGCGCTCTGCAGTCCGAGCAGCACATCAAGAAGGAGATCGCTCGTAAGATTGGTCAGCTACAGGAAGATCTGCACAATGCCAAAGAACAG CTGCTGGAGAAGTCGAACGAGTTGGCGTCCGTGGCGGAACAGAGGGATCAGTATCTGAACCACCTGCAGCAGTACACGGCCGGATACCAGCAGCTGGTGGCCGAGCGAGAACATCTGCACAAGCAGTTCCTGCAGCAGGCGCAGCTGATGGACCGACTGCAGCACGACGAGGTGCAGGGCAAAGTGCAGCTGGAGCAGAGTCACATGCAGCTGCAGGAGGCGCAG GAGAAACTAAACCAGCTGGCCAGAGACAATGAGGAGCTGAAGACGGAGGTGCAGGAGCTCCTGAACAGCTCCGTCCTGAACACGTCTCACAGAGACGAAG GTGATGGGCTGGAAAGTCACTCACTCCCAGAGAGCTTCCAGAAATCACAGATTGTCATTCCACAAGACTTCGAGAGCAAAGAAGAAATG GAGGAGTTTATTCATTCGGCTCTGTCACGACTGGAGGATGAGCGAGATGAGATGAGCCGCCGGTTCGAGGAGGAGAGGAGGCTTCATCATGCTGCCCGGCAACAGATGGCGGCCATGAGCCACGAGCataatcttcatcatcatcatcatcatcacagctCAGAGACAG gagGCTCTGACGGGGTTCCGGTGGAGGTGCACGAGGCTCTGCGGGTTGCCATGGACAAACTCCAGGAGCGTTTCACCAGGCTCATGCAGGAGAAGGTGGATCTGAAGGAGCGATTGGAGGAGCTGGAGCACCGCTGCATTCAGCTGTCAGGAGAAACGGACACCATCG GTGAATACATCGCGCTGTATCAGAACCAGAGAGCCATCATGAAACAAAGACACTTCGAGAAGGAGCAATACATCAACATGCTGGCCAAAGACAAGGAGGAGATGAAG GTGAAGCTAGCCGAGCTGCAGGACCTGGTGATGCGATTGGTGGGGGAGCGTAACGAGTGGTATAGCAGATACATGAGCGCCGTCAGTAACCCCGAACTCCTGCCGTCCGGAGGAGACCAACCTCAGCCTGCTGACGGACACGTGGACATCAACAGTGAGGACAGTCCAG CTGTTCTGGACATGAGCACAGCGATGGACGTGTCTTCATCGGTCCAGTCCAGCACAGACCCTGAGATCCACTCCCAGAGTTCAGAGAGGCCCGGATCCGCGGCAGAGCTCACGGCCGGCCCGTCCCTGAGACCCAGAGAAGATGGCACGGCCCGTCAGATCATGCAGCTCCTGCAGGAGATCCAGAATCCTCAGGCCAGACCTGCTCCCTTCCTGGGAGAAAACCCATGCATCCCGTTCTTCTACCGGCCAGACGAACACGACGAGGTCAAGATTCTGGTGGTCTGA
- the golga2 gene encoding golgin subfamily A member 2 isoform X3: MADQNRQIKLAAAKKKLKEFQQKTIPSTGSAGPKKKRKVKGGDQTDAPADRRSPDNDRVDVVTRVSQELEEASADPVSNPASAINTECVADNAVLQQNYTADANGDEHPLEDKRPLSSTESLRQLSQQLNGLLSDSSTYINGDSDPPTVNEKELETRNQELAAALDSSALTNTQLASKLETLTKQSQELSDQLQKERKEFEQKFSKEQGAMREQLQVHIQTIGILVSEKSELQTALSYTQQAARQKTAEAEDLSSRLQASKHRVSELERTLSTVSTQQKQFEKHNKELEKERDSLRLEVLRFNNLSEESRQQSSELSEQLKLRVNENNALKQEVDDLRKRLEMADDMLQQFSSQSGPPSEHQQVQHLLEEKHQLEAHTAQLMESVAQLQVERDQYAAQIQEEGRVWKDKTEQLLSQVRLMSEERDSTAAQIHELQEKITELENAAALMSKEQELQAVSQVSGPSESELALQETVSSLQQERDALSLQYQAQVRDNEQLSRLVQEQEARLEELERQAERAAEEAQDRLRILEDVQSDKATISRALAQNRDLKDQLAEFQNGFVKLTNENMELTSALQSEQHIKKEIARKIGQLQEDLHNAKEQLLEKSNELASVAEQRDQYLNHLQQYTAGYQQLVAEREHLHKQFLQQAQLMDRLQHDEVQGKVQLEQSHMQLQEAQEKLNQLARDNEELKTEVQELLNSSVLNTSHRDEGDGLESHSLPESFQKSQIVIPQDFESKEEMEEFIHSALSRLEDERDEMSRRFEEERRLHHAARQQMAAMSHEHNLHHHHHHHSSETGGSDGVPVEVHEALRVAMDKLQERFTRLMQEKVDLKERLEELEHRCIQLSGETDTIGEYIALYQNQRAIMKQRHFEKEQYINMLAKDKEEMKVKLAELQDLVMRLVGERNEWYSRYMSAVSNPELLPSGGDQPQPADGHVDINSEDSPAVLDMSTAMDVSSSVQSSTDPEIHSQSSERPGSAAELTAGPSLRPREDGTARQIMQLLQEIQNPQARPAPFLGENPCIPFFYRPDEHDEVKILVV; the protein is encoded by the exons GATCGAGTGGACGTGGTGACCCGGGTCTCGCAGGAGCTGGAGGAGGCCAGTGCTGATCCCGTCTCTAACCCCGCTTCTGCTATTAACACCGAGTGTGTCGCTGATAACGCTGTCCTGCAG CAGAATTACACTGCAGATGCAAATGGCGACGAACATCCTCTGGAAGATAAAAG GCCGCTGTCGTCCACAGAGAGCCTGAGACAACTTTCCCAGCAGCTCAATGGACTTCTGTCTGAC TCATCAACATACATTAATGGAGACAGTGATCCACCGACGGTCAACGAGAAGGAACTGGAG ACTCGCAACCAAGAGCTGGCAGCTGCTCTGGACTCCAGCGCGCTAACAAACACCCAGCTCGCGTCCAAACTCGAGACACTG ACAAAGCAGTCTCAGGAGCTTTCTGATCAACTACAGAAG GAGAGGAAAGAGTTTGAGCAGAAGTTCAGTAAGGAGCAGGGAGCGATGCGTGAACAACTACAG GTTCACATTCAGACCATCGGCATCCTGGTGTCTGAGAAATCAGAGCTACAGACGGCCCTGTCTTACACACAGCAGGCGGCACGGCAGAAGACag cCGAGGCAGAAGATCTGAGCTCGCGGCTGCAGGCCAGTAAACACAGAGTGTCTGAGTTAGAGAGAACGTTATCTACAGTCTCGACACAACAGAAGCAGTTCGAGAAG CATAATAAAGAGCTTGAAAAGGAGAGAGACAGTCTACGATTGGAGGTTCTCAGGTTTAA TAATTTGAGCGAGGAGTCCAGGCAGCAGAGCTCAGAACTTTCTGAGCAGCTCAAGCTGAGAGTAAATGAGAATAATGccttgaaacaggaagttgatgATCTTCGTAAGCGGCTGGAGATGGCCGACGACATGCTGCAGCAG TTCTCCAGTCAGTCGGGTCCTCCATCAGAACACCAGCAGGTTCAGCACCTCCTGGAGGAAAAGCACCAGTTAGAGGCTCACACGGCTCAG CTGATGGAGTCCGTCGCTCAGCTGCAGGTGGAGAGAGATCAGTACGCTGCACAGATTCAGGAGGAGGGACGCGTGTGGAAAGACAAAACTGAACAGCTCCTGTCTCAG GTTCGTCTGATGTCAGAAGAGAGGGACAGCACAGCTGCTCAGATCCACGAGCTGCAGGAGAAGATCACAGAACTGGAGAACGCTGCAG CTCTGATGAGTAAAGAGCAGGAGCTGCAGGCCGTGTCACAGGTCTCAGGCCCTTCAGAAAGTGAACTGGCCCTTCAGGAAACCGTCAGTAGCCTTCAGCAGGAGAGAGACGCTCTCAGTCTACAGTACCAAGCACAG GTGCGGGACAACGAGCAGCTGAGCCGACTGGTGCAGGAACAGGAAGCAAGGCTGGAAGAACTGGAGAGACAGGCCGAACGGGCTGCTGAAGAAGCTCAGGATCGACTCCGTATTCTGGAGGACGTCCAGAGCGATAAGGCCACCATCAGCAGAGCTCTGGCTCAGAACCGAGACCTCAAAGACCAGCTGGCCGAGTTTCAGAACGGCTTTGTCAAGCTG ACCAATGAGAACATGGAGCTGACGAGCGCTCTGCAGTCCGAGCAGCACATCAAGAAGGAGATCGCTCGTAAGATTGGTCAGCTACAGGAAGATCTGCACAATGCCAAAGAACAG CTGCTGGAGAAGTCGAACGAGTTGGCGTCCGTGGCGGAACAGAGGGATCAGTATCTGAACCACCTGCAGCAGTACACGGCCGGATACCAGCAGCTGGTGGCCGAGCGAGAACATCTGCACAAGCAGTTCCTGCAGCAGGCGCAGCTGATGGACCGACTGCAGCACGACGAGGTGCAGGGCAAAGTGCAGCTGGAGCAGAGTCACATGCAGCTGCAGGAGGCGCAG GAGAAACTAAACCAGCTGGCCAGAGACAATGAGGAGCTGAAGACGGAGGTGCAGGAGCTCCTGAACAGCTCCGTCCTGAACACGTCTCACAGAGACGAAG GTGATGGGCTGGAAAGTCACTCACTCCCAGAGAGCTTCCAGAAATCACAGATTGTCATTCCACAAGACTTCGAGAGCAAAGAAGAAATG GAGGAGTTTATTCATTCGGCTCTGTCACGACTGGAGGATGAGCGAGATGAGATGAGCCGCCGGTTCGAGGAGGAGAGGAGGCTTCATCATGCTGCCCGGCAACAGATGGCGGCCATGAGCCACGAGCataatcttcatcatcatcatcatcatcacagctCAGAGACAG gagGCTCTGACGGGGTTCCGGTGGAGGTGCACGAGGCTCTGCGGGTTGCCATGGACAAACTCCAGGAGCGTTTCACCAGGCTCATGCAGGAGAAGGTGGATCTGAAGGAGCGATTGGAGGAGCTGGAGCACCGCTGCATTCAGCTGTCAGGAGAAACGGACACCATCG GTGAATACATCGCGCTGTATCAGAACCAGAGAGCCATCATGAAACAAAGACACTTCGAGAAGGAGCAATACATCAACATGCTGGCCAAAGACAAGGAGGAGATGAAG GTGAAGCTAGCCGAGCTGCAGGACCTGGTGATGCGATTGGTGGGGGAGCGTAACGAGTGGTATAGCAGATACATGAGCGCCGTCAGTAACCCCGAACTCCTGCCGTCCGGAGGAGACCAACCTCAGCCTGCTGACGGACACGTGGACATCAACAGTGAGGACAGTCCAG CTGTTCTGGACATGAGCACAGCGATGGACGTGTCTTCATCGGTCCAGTCCAGCACAGACCCTGAGATCCACTCCCAGAGTTCAGAGAGGCCCGGATCCGCGGCAGAGCTCACGGCCGGCCCGTCCCTGAGACCCAGAGAAGATGGCACGGCCCGTCAGATCATGCAGCTCCTGCAGGAGATCCAGAATCCTCAGGCCAGACCTGCTCCCTTCCTGGGAGAAAACCCATGCATCCCGTTCTTCTACCGGCCAGACGAACACGACGAGGTCAAGATTCTGGTGGTCTGA